A portion of the Novosphingobium sp. KA1 genome contains these proteins:
- the mfd gene encoding transcription-repair coupling factor produces the protein MAEFQRIVSATSPLTLASVTRGAQPLVMADLARAVASKSSGGRAVFIADNESAMRAVAEAAQFFAPELDVVEFPAWDCLPYDRASPALSVSARRLAALHRLQLKRTGPQLLVTTANAVLQRVLTPFRIRESVRLLKPGAEIGHESLIALLRRQGYQRSDTAIDAGEFAVRGSIFDIVPSGLEGGLRLDFFGDELETLRLFDTGTQRSTGTVPEHLLLPASEALIDEDSVKRFRSRYREMFGANATADPLYQAVSDGRRLAGMEHWLPLFEDRLVTLFDHLSNDDLLVIDSPALGAADERFTDIADYHKARLETSGQKAGSYRPLAIDALYLGREEFEQAVAAFPVHRADPFAQPESTKVIDFGFGNARDFTPERARGDNAYEAAAKHLHAVAKTGRKAILAAYSTGSRARLVSILGEAQGPEPKLAETWQEALGLAVQGRSAALVLPLETGFSNDAVEVVTEQDILGDRLVRRKKKKKDSDAFLAELAALTPGDLIVHMDHGIGRYEGLQSIPVGKSPHDCVMLTYAGGDKLYIPVENLDVLSRYGSEAEGVALDKLGGEAWQKRRARLKERIREIAGELMKTAAARALRVAPALLPEKSSYDQFVDRFPWQETEDQEHAIDDVLGDLAEGKPMDRLVCGDVGFGKTEVALRAAFVAAMAGQQVAVVAPTTLLARQHYASFAERFNGFPLEVGRLSRLVPEKEAKATREGLTAGTMDVVCGTHAILSKTVNFKRLGLVIVDEEQRFGVNHKERLKQLRTDVHVLTLTATPIPRTLQMAMSGLRELSTIQTPPVDRLAVRTYVMEWDEMVMREALLREHHRGGQSFIVVPRISDMAEVEEWLAKSVPEVKVISAHGQMSAGEVEERMSAFYEGKYEVLLSTTIVESGIDIPRANTIIIHRADRFGLAQLYQLRGRVGRSKLRAYAYLTTPAGRALSEVAEKRLKVLSDLDSLGAGFQLASHDLDIRGAGNLLGDEQSGHIREVGFELYQSMLEDAILEARAGGVGLEKDTSGLSPQITVEAPIMIPEDYVPDLAVRMALYRRLNDADSKDEIESLSAEMIDRFGPLPSATSNLVQLIQIKRQAIEAHIAKIDVGPRGTLVSFHNDSFPNPMGLIAYAERLQGAVKLRPDNKLVLQRAWGDPKSRLNGLLQLTKGLAAVARKG, from the coding sequence ATGGCCGAATTCCAACGCATTGTCTCGGCTACCTCGCCGCTTACCCTCGCCTCGGTCACGCGCGGGGCCCAGCCTCTGGTCATGGCGGACCTTGCCCGCGCCGTGGCAAGCAAGAGTTCCGGAGGCCGGGCGGTCTTCATTGCCGACAACGAAAGCGCCATGCGCGCCGTTGCCGAAGCCGCGCAGTTCTTCGCGCCGGAACTGGATGTCGTTGAATTCCCCGCGTGGGACTGCCTGCCCTACGACCGCGCCAGCCCTGCCCTTTCGGTCAGTGCCCGCCGTCTGGCCGCGCTGCACCGGCTCCAGCTCAAGCGCACCGGCCCGCAGCTTCTCGTCACCACCGCCAATGCCGTGCTCCAGCGCGTGCTCACGCCGTTCCGCATTCGCGAATCGGTGCGCCTGCTCAAGCCTGGGGCGGAAATCGGCCATGAAAGTCTGATCGCGCTGCTGCGCCGTCAGGGCTACCAGCGCAGCGACACCGCGATCGACGCAGGCGAGTTCGCCGTGCGCGGCTCGATCTTCGATATCGTGCCTTCGGGGCTTGAAGGCGGCCTGCGGCTCGACTTCTTCGGCGACGAGCTGGAAACGCTGCGCCTGTTCGATACCGGCACCCAGCGCTCCACCGGCACCGTCCCCGAACACCTGCTGCTCCCCGCCAGCGAGGCGCTGATCGACGAGGACAGCGTCAAGCGCTTCCGCAGCCGCTACCGCGAGATGTTCGGCGCCAATGCCACGGCGGACCCACTCTATCAGGCGGTCAGCGACGGCCGCCGCCTTGCCGGCATGGAACACTGGCTGCCGCTATTCGAAGACCGTCTGGTCACGCTGTTCGATCACCTTTCGAACGACGACCTGCTGGTGATCGACAGCCCGGCGCTCGGCGCCGCCGACGAGCGCTTCACCGACATTGCGGACTATCACAAGGCCCGCCTCGAAACCTCCGGCCAGAAGGCGGGATCGTACCGCCCGCTTGCGATCGACGCGCTCTACCTGGGCCGCGAGGAGTTCGAGCAGGCCGTGGCCGCCTTCCCGGTCCACCGCGCCGATCCTTTCGCGCAGCCGGAAAGCACCAAGGTCATCGACTTCGGCTTCGGCAATGCCCGCGACTTCACGCCCGAGCGCGCCCGCGGCGACAATGCCTATGAGGCTGCCGCCAAGCACCTCCACGCCGTCGCCAAGACCGGCCGCAAGGCGATCCTGGCCGCCTATTCCACCGGCAGCCGCGCCCGTCTGGTCTCCATCCTGGGTGAGGCACAGGGACCCGAGCCCAAGCTGGCCGAGACATGGCAAGAAGCCCTCGGCCTTGCCGTTCAGGGCCGCTCCGCCGCGCTGGTGCTGCCGCTGGAGACCGGCTTCTCCAACGATGCGGTCGAAGTCGTCACCGAGCAGGACATCCTGGGCGATCGCCTTGTCCGCCGGAAGAAAAAGAAGAAGGATTCCGACGCCTTCCTCGCCGAACTGGCGGCGCTGACGCCCGGCGACCTGATCGTCCACATGGACCACGGCATCGGTCGCTACGAAGGCCTGCAGTCGATCCCGGTCGGCAAGAGCCCGCACGACTGCGTGATGCTGACCTATGCGGGCGGCGACAAGCTCTACATACCGGTCGAAAATCTCGACGTCCTCTCCCGCTACGGCAGCGAGGCGGAAGGCGTCGCGCTCGACAAGCTGGGCGGAGAAGCATGGCAGAAACGCCGCGCCAGGCTGAAGGAACGCATCCGCGAAATCGCGGGTGAACTGATGAAGACCGCGGCCGCGCGTGCCCTGCGCGTTGCCCCGGCGCTGCTGCCCGAAAAGTCGAGCTACGACCAGTTCGTGGACCGTTTCCCCTGGCAGGAAACCGAGGACCAGGAACACGCCATCGACGACGTGCTCGGCGATCTGGCCGAAGGCAAGCCGATGGACCGCCTCGTCTGTGGCGATGTCGGCTTCGGCAAGACCGAAGTGGCCCTGCGTGCCGCCTTCGTCGCCGCCATGGCGGGCCAGCAGGTTGCCGTCGTCGCGCCGACCACCCTGCTCGCACGCCAGCACTATGCGAGCTTTGCCGAACGCTTCAACGGCTTCCCGCTGGAAGTGGGCCGCCTGTCGCGCCTCGTGCCCGAGAAGGAAGCCAAGGCCACCCGCGAGGGCCTTACCGCAGGCACCATGGACGTGGTCTGCGGCACCCACGCGATCCTCTCGAAAACCGTCAATTTCAAGCGCCTCGGCCTCGTCATCGTCGACGAGGAACAGCGCTTCGGCGTCAATCACAAGGAGCGCCTGAAGCAGCTTCGCACCGACGTGCACGTGCTGACGCTCACCGCCACGCCGATCCCGCGCACGCTGCAAATGGCAATGTCCGGCCTGCGCGAACTTTCCACCATCCAGACCCCGCCGGTCGACCGCCTCGCCGTGCGTACGTACGTGATGGAATGGGACGAGATGGTGATGCGCGAGGCGCTGCTGCGCGAACACCATCGCGGCGGCCAGAGCTTCATCGTCGTGCCGCGCATCTCGGACATGGCCGAAGTCGAGGAATGGCTCGCCAAGAGCGTGCCCGAAGTGAAGGTCATCTCCGCCCACGGCCAGATGAGCGCGGGCGAAGTGGAAGAGCGCATGAGCGCCTTCTACGAGGGCAAGTACGAAGTCCTGCTGTCGACCACCATCGTCGAGAGCGGCATCGACATTCCGCGCGCCAACACGATCATCATCCACCGCGCCGACCGCTTCGGCCTTGCCCAGCTTTACCAACTGCGCGGACGCGTGGGCCGATCGAAACTCCGCGCCTATGCCTATCTCACGACACCGGCGGGCCGCGCGCTCTCGGAAGTGGCCGAAAAGCGCCTCAAGGTATTGAGCGATCTCGATTCGCTGGGTGCCGGCTTCCAGCTTGCCAGCCACGATCTCGACATTCGCGGCGCGGGCAACCTGCTGGGTGATGAGCAGTCCGGCCATATCCGCGAGGTTGGCTTCGAACTCTACCAGTCGATGCTGGAGGACGCGATCCTCGAGGCCCGCGCGGGCGGCGTCGGGCTGGAGAAGGATACCTCGGGCCTGTCTCCGCAGATCACGGTGGAAGCGCCGATCATGATCCCGGAGGACTACGTTCCCGATCTGGCCGTGCGCATGGCGCTCTATCGCCGCCTCAACGATGCGGACAGCAAGGACGAGATCGAATCGCTCTCGGCCGAAATGATCGACCGCTTCGGACCGCTGCCGAGCGCCACGTCGAACCTCGTCCAGCTTATCCAGATCAAGCGGCAGGCGATCGAGGCGCATATCGCCAAGATCGACGTCGGCCCGCGCGGCACGCTGGTCAGCTTCCACAACGACAGCTTCCCGAACCCCATGGGCCTGATCGCCTATGCCGAGCGGCTTCAGGGCGCGGTCAAGCTGCGGCCGGACAACAAGCTGGTGCTGCAACGCGCCTGGGGCGATCCCAAGAGCCGCCTCAACGGGTTGCTGCAATTGACCAAGGGCCTCGCGGCGGTGGCGC